From Bdellovibrionota bacterium, one genomic window encodes:
- a CDS encoding DUF423 domain-containing protein, which produces MVCVGIALSLLAVAWASTRWPHPATTVAGFSFAIGTFIFSGTLYLLAITGVRWLGAITLIGGVALLVGWLSLFVSVIRS; this is translated from the coding sequence TTGGTTTGCGTTGGGATCGCTCTGTCCCTCCTGGCTGTGGCCTGGGCATCCACTCGTTGGCCTCATCCCGCCACCACCGTCGCCGGTTTTAGTTTCGCGATCGGCACGTTCATTTTTTCGGGAACGTTATACCTCCTCGCGATCACCGGGGTCCGGTGGTTGGGCGCGATCACACTGATCGGGGGCGTTGCGCTCTTGGTTGGTTGGCTGAGCCTCTTCGTCTCCGTTATCCGTTCTTAA